From Enterococcus mediterraneensis, the proteins below share one genomic window:
- a CDS encoding ASCH domain-containing protein, with translation MERNVQAYWDRFLLETNKNPNTKCLEAAYFGHNEHTATKLLALILQGVKTATTSCLYQYELTNSKLPQIGDLSIVTDFSGNPKCIIETTAVSKLIFSEMTYDICKREGEDQDLESWRNNHIEFFTAIGKELGFSFSEDLEIIFEDFKVVYK, from the coding sequence ATGGAGCGTAACGTACAAGCTTATTGGGATCGTTTTTTACTAGAAACAAACAAGAATCCAAACACAAAATGTTTAGAGGCCGCGTATTTCGGACACAATGAACATACCGCTACAAAATTATTGGCGCTTATTTTACAAGGCGTCAAAACAGCGACGACTTCCTGCCTTTATCAATACGAATTGACAAACAGCAAACTGCCGCAAATAGGCGATTTGTCGATTGTAACGGATTTTTCCGGAAATCCAAAATGTATCATTGAGACCACCGCTGTATCGAAACTTATATTCAGCGAAATGACCTATGATATTTGTAAACGAGAAGGCGAAGACCAGGATCTGGAATCATGGCGGAACAATCACATTGAATTTTTCACCGCGATCGGAAAAGAGTTGGGATTTTCCTTCTCCGAGGATTTGGAGATTATTTTTGAGGATTTTAAAGTTGTGTATAAGTGA
- a CDS encoding DEAD/DEAH box helicase family protein gives MAKAKKAPANARQFPLVNQAEQAEKDLFSQHQGYEIPEYINANLVHTLRDYQDEAIRNYHYTQTQIKPNPQHVLFNMATGSGKTDLMAGLILYLYQEHGYRNFLFIVNTNSVLMKTKDNLVNENSEKYLFQDKIEIDGKHIFIKQVERFPRIQQDNTIYIKLSSVQKVSDDLFVLKENTMGLSDYENQPVAVLADEAHHYSASTKSEKEAENTWESAINKILRARDDREQKNLLLEFTATVDFDKEVIYNKYRDKVVYRYPLNQFMFDGYSKQVKRIETSASDQDKMLNVVLLSQFRKYRAYSEGVTGTFKPVIMFKSAKVAVSMEANKVFNDLIQNLNVADLLAFIKRQQVLDSNESSALELAYNYYLKNEDNLAKIVREIKKDFDPRNVLNANDTSGNMLEKGQYEALNTLESPNNLYRVVFAVAKLTEGWDVLNLYDIVRIEQEATTNKNATMVEAQLIGRGARYYPFELDGVKSYQRRYDGDSSNKQLFLETLHYHTMNEPQYLKQLVGSLKQMDLPTGQDKKNPPVEIKLKPTFKRTETYKTGKIYYNEAEDVADDWFDSIEKYGINHKTDISRNLNYGSREVSYQATVAFTETKQIHVEKFDDRYIKKAIQRLEFYQFDNLKKYLPLVNSMKDFIYGENWLNASKLKLFLNVPKEYKSSDITPDEVLKVTIDLLKEFEVKFKSGYVKQRGTNRFVGYPISEYLTSYNKRVPEYDTATFLNEANQKVAVYDMKEDFYIYDRAIVNKLEYELIERIKAHVTELKQKYNKAVYLFRMDENMHRESAKSEKLKLHQYGSRINRAGETVDMYLQGFQPDFILFLENSEFYFQIFIEPKGLSGDRFVSELWKQDLLLYMTDHQAEIEFEDGVDGIRVSGLKFYTKGDGQKTMAQLAELAQVQEISDFSPIQESFDLTSESVIRVE, from the coding sequence ATGGCAAAAGCAAAGAAAGCACCTGCTAACGCTCGTCAATTTCCCCTTGTGAATCAGGCAGAACAAGCTGAAAAAGATTTGTTCAGTCAGCACCAAGGTTATGAAATTCCTGAGTATATCAATGCAAATCTAGTCCATACTTTGCGTGACTATCAAGATGAAGCCATCCGAAACTATCACTATACGCAAACGCAAATTAAGCCAAACCCTCAACACGTTTTGTTTAACATGGCGACGGGTTCAGGTAAAACTGACTTGATGGCGGGACTTATCCTCTACCTCTATCAAGAGCACGGCTATCGTAACTTCTTATTTATCGTCAATACCAACTCAGTTTTGATGAAAACCAAGGATAACTTGGTCAATGAGAACAGTGAAAAATACTTATTTCAAGACAAGATTGAAATTGATGGAAAGCACATCTTCATCAAGCAGGTTGAACGCTTTCCACGGATTCAACAAGACAATACCATTTACATCAAGTTATCTTCGGTTCAAAAGGTATCGGATGACTTGTTTGTCTTGAAAGAAAACACCATGGGGCTTTCTGACTATGAGAATCAACCTGTTGCAGTTTTAGCGGATGAAGCCCATCATTATTCCGCAAGTACCAAGTCTGAAAAAGAAGCCGAGAACACTTGGGAATCAGCCATTAACAAAATCTTGCGTGCTCGTGATGACAGAGAACAAAAGAACTTGCTCCTTGAATTTACAGCAACTGTCGATTTTGATAAAGAAGTTATCTATAACAAATATCGGGATAAGGTGGTTTACCGCTACCCGTTGAATCAATTCATGTTTGATGGCTACTCCAAGCAGGTTAAACGAATTGAAACGTCCGCAAGCGACCAAGATAAAATGTTGAACGTTGTCTTGCTTTCTCAGTTCAGAAAATACCGTGCTTATTCTGAAGGTGTCACTGGGACATTTAAACCCGTAATTATGTTTAAGTCTGCAAAAGTTGCGGTCTCCATGGAAGCTAACAAGGTCTTTAATGACTTGATTCAGAATCTCAACGTGGCGGACCTGTTAGCGTTCATTAAACGTCAACAAGTCCTAGATAGTAATGAGAGTTCAGCCTTGGAGTTGGCTTACAACTACTACCTCAAAAATGAAGATAACCTTGCAAAAATCGTCCGTGAAATTAAGAAGGATTTTGACCCTAGAAATGTGTTAAATGCTAATGACACAAGTGGAAATATGCTTGAAAAAGGGCAATATGAAGCCTTGAATACGCTTGAAAGTCCAAACAACCTTTATCGTGTGGTTTTTGCAGTAGCTAAACTGACTGAGGGATGGGATGTTCTCAACCTCTATGATATTGTCCGCATTGAACAGGAAGCTACGACAAACAAAAATGCCACAATGGTTGAAGCGCAACTCATTGGTCGTGGTGCTCGATACTATCCATTTGAGTTAGATGGCGTGAAAAGCTATCAACGTCGATACGATGGCGACAGCTCAAACAAGCAACTATTTCTTGAAACCTTGCACTACCATACTATGAATGAACCACAATACTTAAAACAGCTTGTTGGGTCATTGAAGCAAATGGATTTGCCAACGGGTCAAGACAAAAAGAATCCACCTGTTGAAATTAAGTTAAAACCTACATTCAAGAGAACTGAAACTTACAAGACAGGCAAAATCTACTACAACGAAGCTGAGGATGTGGCAGATGATTGGTTTGATTCCATTGAGAAATACGGAATCAATCACAAGACGGATATTTCCAGAAATTTGAATTATGGTAGCCGTGAGGTATCCTATCAAGCGACTGTTGCATTTACTGAGACAAAACAAATTCACGTTGAAAAGTTTGATGACCGCTATATCAAGAAAGCGATTCAACGTCTTGAATTCTACCAGTTTGACAACTTGAAGAAGTATCTACCACTTGTAAACTCCATGAAAGATTTTATCTATGGGGAAAACTGGCTTAATGCTAGCAAGCTGAAACTGTTCTTGAACGTTCCCAAAGAATATAAGTCTAGCGATATTACACCAGACGAGGTTTTGAAAGTTACGATTGATCTCTTGAAAGAGTTCGAAGTTAAATTCAAGTCTGGCTACGTCAAGCAACGTGGTACGAATCGATTTGTAGGTTATCCTATCAGTGAATACCTAACTAGCTATAACAAACGTGTTCCCGAGTATGACACTGCCACCTTCTTGAATGAAGCAAATCAAAAAGTAGCAGTTTATGACATGAAGGAAGATTTTTACATTTATGACCGTGCTATCGTTAATAAGTTAGAGTATGAGCTAATTGAGCGTATTAAGGCGCATGTGACTGAGTTGAAACAGAAGTATAATAAAGCGGTCTACCTGTTCCGCATGGATGAAAATATGCACCGTGAGTCAGCTAAGAGTGAAAAGCTAAAGCTACATCAATACGGATCACGGATTAATCGAGCAGGCGAAACCGTAGATATGTACCTGCAAGGTTTCCAACCCGACTTCATTTTATTCCTTGAAAATAGTGAATTTTACTTCCAAATCTTCATTGAACCAAAAGGTCTGAGTGGTGACAGATTTGTCAGTGAGCTTTGGAAACAGGACTTGTTGCTCTACATGACAGACCACCAAGCCGAAATAGAATTTGAGGATGGTGTGGATGGCATCCGCGTCAGTGGTTTGAAATTTTATACTAAAGGTGATGGACAAAAGACCATGGCTCAACTTGCGGAACTGGCTCAAGTACAAGAAATATCTGACTTCTCACCAATTCAAGAAAGTTTTGACTTAACCTCTGAATCAGTTATCAGAGTTGAGTAA
- a CDS encoding DNA methyltransferase: MAKIEPKIFDELKTALSSFDGKYFVGEELNRSKLTDDLRNYDETLLSKLFEVDFIKQHFIKEVAGQKLFQIEQLEEVVLYNDYWNTSYTKYENRVGLASKGKFLQDSQDVVLDFPFKDGVLTASMTKEDNEDGYDDAFLNEVIEKDEIDRLFDKKVFVNVKRFGDNQTAQHRTAVDNEIVSFDKEKDNLIIKGNNLLALHTLREHYTGKIKLIYIDPPYNTGSDSFLYNDRFNHSAWLTFMKNRLEIARELLREDGYIFIQTDDSEQAYLKVLMDSIFGSEQYVNTISVLFKNIAGASGGGEDKRLKKNVEFITVYSKNYEMAVPFSAVYEKQEISEQLEEYRAEGKSWKYNNLLLDEGTKEYVGSTVDGSGDEIRMYKHSNFQIPAISKQMKLEGLSEKDFYEKYYDKIYRGTMPQSSIRTRVMDKWGELGLTDNPLMSIEYVPRSGRNKGKLYKQFYSGNKFNLFAWLSDVVEVDENGTVYKTQKAGTFWNYVGETKNVNKEGQVEFPNGKKPERLLGKIIEMASDEGDTVLDFFGGSGSTAAAAMKMNRKFISLEQMENQVQLEINRLNNVIAGKDKNGLTQDVNWQGGGSFVYAELFPKNMGYLQDVIHAKDFDELKAVYVLMLSGTDTDEPADISFRADLTKIDWLQGFDENKRLLVKLLDKNGLYYNYSEIDDKNVRDLISDEDYTFNKTFYEGGD; the protein is encoded by the coding sequence ATGGCAAAAATTGAGCCGAAGATTTTTGATGAGTTGAAAACGGCACTTTCTTCTTTTGATGGAAAATATTTTGTTGGAGAAGAACTGAACCGTTCAAAACTCACGGATGATTTACGAAATTATGATGAAACACTTTTGAGTAAATTGTTTGAAGTAGACTTCATCAAGCAACATTTCATCAAGGAAGTGGCAGGGCAAAAACTCTTTCAAATTGAACAACTGGAGGAAGTAGTTCTTTATAACGATTATTGGAACACGAGCTACACCAAGTATGAAAATCGTGTGGGGTTAGCTTCAAAAGGGAAATTCTTACAAGATAGCCAAGATGTCGTTTTAGATTTTCCGTTCAAAGATGGGGTACTTACCGCTTCTATGACTAAAGAGGATAACGAGGATGGTTATGATGACGCATTCTTAAATGAAGTTATCGAGAAAGACGAAATTGACCGCCTTTTTGATAAGAAAGTGTTTGTGAATGTCAAACGCTTTGGCGATAATCAGACAGCACAACACAGAACAGCGGTAGATAATGAGATTGTTTCTTTTGATAAGGAGAAAGACAATCTGATTATCAAAGGAAATAATCTGTTGGCGTTGCATACACTAAGAGAGCACTACACAGGAAAAATAAAGCTTATCTATATTGACCCACCCTATAATACTGGGTCGGACTCATTTTTGTATAATGACAGATTTAATCATTCTGCTTGGTTGACTTTCATGAAGAATCGGCTTGAAATCGCCAGAGAACTTTTAAGAGAAGATGGATACATTTTTATTCAGACTGATGACTCAGAACAGGCGTATCTGAAAGTTTTGATGGATTCAATTTTTGGAAGTGAGCAGTATGTAAATACAATTTCCGTATTGTTCAAAAACATAGCAGGTGCTTCTGGTGGCGGAGAAGATAAACGCTTAAAGAAAAACGTTGAGTTCATTACGGTTTATTCAAAGAATTACGAGATGGCTGTCCCATTTTCTGCTGTGTATGAGAAGCAAGAAATTTCAGAGCAGCTTGAAGAATATCGGGCCGAAGGTAAATCTTGGAAATACAACAACTTACTTCTTGATGAAGGTACTAAAGAATACGTAGGTTCAACTGTTGATGGTTCAGGAGATGAAATTCGAATGTATAAACATTCCAATTTCCAAATTCCTGCTATTAGCAAGCAGATGAAACTTGAAGGACTTTCTGAAAAAGACTTCTATGAGAAGTATTATGACAAGATTTATCGTGGTACTATGCCACAGTCAAGTATTAGAACTCGAGTTATGGATAAGTGGGGAGAGCTTGGGTTAACTGACAATCCTTTGATGTCCATTGAATATGTTCCAAGAAGTGGTAGAAATAAAGGAAAATTATACAAACAGTTCTATTCAGGAAATAAATTTAACCTGTTTGCTTGGCTATCAGATGTTGTCGAGGTTGATGAAAACGGGACAGTCTACAAGACTCAAAAAGCAGGGACTTTTTGGAATTATGTAGGCGAAACAAAAAATGTCAATAAAGAGGGACAGGTTGAGTTTCCAAATGGTAAAAAGCCTGAAAGGTTGCTTGGCAAAATAATTGAGATGGCTTCAGATGAAGGAGATACTGTTCTCGACTTTTTTGGAGGTTCAGGTTCTACTGCTGCTGCTGCTATGAAGATGAACCGAAAATTCATCTCTTTAGAGCAAATGGAAAATCAAGTTCAGCTTGAAATTAACCGCCTTAATAATGTTATTGCTGGAAAAGATAAAAACGGATTGACACAAGATGTCAACTGGCAAGGTGGGGGATCATTTGTTTATGCTGAACTGTTCCCTAAAAATATGGGTTACTTGCAAGACGTCATCCATGCCAAAGACTTTGACGAATTAAAAGCGGTGTATGTGCTTATGCTTTCTGGAACTGATACGGATGAACCTGCTGACATTTCCTTCCGTGCCGATTTAACTAAGATTGATTGGTTACAAGGATTTGATGAAAATAAACGTCTACTTGTAAAACTTCTTGATAAGAATGGGCTTTACTATAACTATTCTGAAATTGATGATAAGAACGTCCGTGACCTAATCTCTGATGAAGATTACACCTTCAACAAAACTTTCTATGAGGGTGGTGACTAG
- the guaA gene encoding glutamine-hydrolyzing GMP synthase, giving the protein MTNVDNMPNVEKIIVLDYGSQYNQLITRRIREFGVFSELLSHRITAEEVKAINPKGIILSGGPNSVYDPGAFGIDEEILELGIPVLGICYGMQLITYKLGGKVEPAKNREYGKAELEILSDKAELFASTPKKQTVWMSHGDLVTQAPEGFEIVATSKDCPIASIQDHERKMYGIQFHAEVRHSEYGNELLKHFALDVCQCKGDWTMDNFIDMQIAKIREQVGDKKVLLGLSGGVDSSVVGVLLQKAIGDQLTSIFVDHGLLRKNEAEQVMESLGGKFGLNIIKVDAKDRFLDKLRGVSDPEEKRKIIGNEFVYVFDDEATKLAGQEGVSFLAQGTLYTDVIESGTETAQTIKSHHNVGGLPEDMQFQLIEPLNTLFKDEVRELGTQLGMPDEIVWRQPFPGPGLGIRVLGEITEEKLEIVRDSDLILREEIAKAGLDRDIWQYFTVLPGIRSVGVMGDGRTYDYTVGIRAVTSIDGMTADFARIPWDVLQKISVRIVNEVAHVNRIVYDITSKPPATVEWE; this is encoded by the coding sequence GTGACAAACGTTGACAACATGCCAAACGTTGAAAAAATTATCGTGCTTGATTACGGTAGTCAGTACAACCAATTGATCACTCGTCGTATCCGTGAATTCGGTGTTTTCTCAGAATTATTGAGCCATCGTATCACTGCCGAAGAAGTCAAAGCTATCAATCCAAAAGGAATCATCCTTTCTGGAGGTCCAAACAGTGTCTATGATCCAGGTGCTTTTGGCATCGATGAAGAGATCCTTGAACTAGGGATTCCAGTTTTAGGGATTTGTTATGGTATGCAATTGATTACTTATAAATTAGGCGGAAAAGTTGAACCTGCTAAAAACCGTGAATACGGAAAAGCAGAACTTGAGATTTTAAGCGACAAGGCGGAATTATTCGCAAGTACGCCGAAGAAACAAACTGTTTGGATGAGCCATGGTGATTTAGTCACACAAGCACCAGAAGGTTTTGAAATCGTAGCTACCAGCAAAGACTGCCCCATCGCTTCGATCCAAGATCATGAACGGAAAATGTACGGAATCCAATTCCACGCAGAAGTTCGTCACTCTGAATACGGCAATGAGCTGTTGAAACATTTTGCTTTAGATGTCTGCCAATGTAAAGGCGATTGGACGATGGATAACTTTATCGACATGCAGATCGCGAAGATCCGCGAACAAGTCGGTGACAAAAAAGTCTTGTTAGGTCTTTCCGGCGGTGTCGATTCCAGTGTTGTCGGCGTTCTTTTACAAAAAGCCATCGGTGACCAATTGACCTCCATCTTCGTTGACCACGGTTTGTTGCGGAAAAACGAAGCAGAACAAGTTATGGAAAGTCTTGGCGGCAAATTTGGTCTGAACATTATCAAAGTTGACGCGAAAGATCGTTTCTTAGATAAATTAAGAGGCGTATCTGATCCAGAAGAAAAACGCAAGATCATCGGAAATGAATTCGTCTACGTCTTTGATGACGAAGCAACGAAACTTGCTGGCCAAGAAGGAGTTTCTTTCTTAGCCCAAGGTACTTTATATACCGATGTCATCGAATCTGGAACAGAAACAGCCCAAACTATCAAGTCTCACCACAATGTTGGCGGACTGCCTGAAGACATGCAATTCCAATTGATCGAACCATTGAACACATTGTTCAAAGATGAAGTCCGTGAACTTGGTACTCAATTAGGTATGCCTGACGAGATCGTTTGGCGCCAACCATTCCCAGGTCCCGGACTAGGTATCCGTGTCCTTGGCGAAATCACCGAAGAAAAATTAGAAATCGTTCGCGATTCTGATTTGATCTTGAGAGAAGAAATCGCCAAAGCCGGTCTTGACCGCGATATCTGGCAATACTTTACTGTTCTGCCTGGCATCCGTTCTGTCGGAGTTATGGGCGACGGCCGGACTTACGACTACACAGTCGGCATCCGCGCAGTGACCTCTATCGACGGTATGACTGCTGACTTTGCTCGTATCCCATGGGATGTATTGCAAAAAATCAGCGTCCGCATCGTAAACGAAGTCGCTCACGTAAACCGCATCGTGTATGACATCACCAGCAAGCCACCTGCAACAGTGGAGTGGGAATAA
- the coaA gene encoding type I pantothenate kinase translates to MDEKMNFYRIPRKQWQGFYNNGKMPLTQDELDNIKSLNDRISMQDVEDVYIPLCHLIHLYMKEFESLTLSKGLFLHRYVKMPPFIIGIAGSVAVGKSTTARLVQTLLDRLFPRRNVQLITTDGFLYPNKILEERGIMDRKGFPESYNMESLIQFLNEVKSGQPEIKIPIYSHNVYDIIEGEYETILQPDILIVEGINTLQLPANQQIYVSDFFDFSIYVDADQKLIEQWYLERFEQLLDTAFQDPTNYYYQFAIGDRKEALQLAEQVWENVNLKNLKEYILPTRSRADIILHKTKKHLIDEIYLRKY, encoded by the coding sequence ATGGATGAAAAGATGAATTTCTATCGAATTCCCCGCAAACAGTGGCAGGGATTTTATAACAACGGCAAAATGCCGTTGACGCAAGATGAATTGGACAATATCAAAAGTTTGAATGACCGCATCTCTATGCAGGATGTGGAAGATGTTTATATCCCGCTGTGTCATTTGATTCATTTATATATGAAGGAATTTGAATCATTGACATTAAGCAAAGGGTTGTTTTTACATCGCTATGTAAAGATGCCGCCGTTTATTATCGGCATCGCTGGATCAGTAGCTGTCGGAAAATCAACGACTGCTCGCCTGGTCCAAACGCTTCTAGACCGCTTATTCCCTCGTCGGAATGTACAATTGATCACCACAGATGGATTTTTGTATCCCAACAAGATTTTGGAAGAACGGGGCATCATGGATCGCAAAGGATTTCCTGAAAGCTATAATATGGAAAGCCTGATCCAATTTTTAAACGAAGTGAAGTCCGGTCAGCCGGAAATCAAGATCCCTATTTACTCACACAATGTCTATGATATTATTGAAGGAGAATATGAAACGATCTTACAGCCGGATATTCTGATCGTTGAAGGAATCAACACATTGCAGTTGCCGGCGAACCAGCAAATTTATGTCAGCGACTTTTTTGATTTTTCGATTTATGTGGACGCTGATCAAAAATTGATCGAACAGTGGTATTTAGAGCGTTTCGAGCAATTGCTGGACACTGCTTTCCAAGATCCTACCAATTATTATTACCAATTTGCTATCGGCGATCGAAAAGAAGCCTTGCAATTGGCCGAGCAAGTGTGGGAAAATGTGAATTTGAAGAATTTAAAGGAGTATATCTTGCCTACACGCAGCAGAGCAGATATAATCTTGCATAAAACCAAGAAGCATTTGATCGATGAGATCTATCTTCGCAAATATTAA
- a CDS encoding SGNH/GDSL hydrolase family protein: MKKIVIYGDSIAAGLYNGEETAILDESIQDELEKQGFSDVEVVNLGVRGASTASALEKIDTAVMEKPDIFVLNVGINDAINIRDNQADYQENLQKMIHAFSAEKVILVGPSYVDESIKTQTDPEILQEYRATAQKTAEANNVSFIDVYHYMTLASPKDYLQEDGLHPSKSGYQLLGELIAKEIKNKWRETND, from the coding sequence ATGAAAAAAATTGTGATTTATGGCGACAGCATCGCTGCAGGACTGTATAATGGCGAAGAAACAGCTATATTAGATGAAAGTATTCAAGACGAGCTGGAAAAACAAGGATTTTCCGATGTAGAAGTCGTCAATTTAGGGGTACGGGGAGCATCGACAGCTTCTGCTCTTGAAAAAATCGATACAGCTGTCATGGAAAAACCGGACATCTTCGTGTTGAATGTGGGGATCAATGATGCTATCAATATCCGGGACAATCAAGCGGATTATCAAGAAAATCTGCAAAAGATGATCCACGCCTTTTCAGCTGAAAAAGTGATCTTAGTCGGTCCCAGCTATGTAGATGAAAGCATCAAGACACAAACTGATCCCGAAATTTTACAAGAGTATCGCGCCACTGCGCAAAAAACAGCTGAAGCAAACAATGTCAGCTTTATCGATGTGTACCATTACATGACACTTGCTTCACCGAAAGATTATTTGCAAGAAGATGGTTTGCATCCCTCAAAAAGCGGTTATCAGCTGCTAGGTGAATTGATCGCTAAAGAGATAAAAAATAAATGGAGAGAAACAAATGACTAA
- a CDS encoding class I SAM-dependent methyltransferase produces MTNHYYSERPDTAHDFEEWQFELKGKTFQFVTDSGVFSKKTVDYGSRVLIDAMSDENLPEGTLLDVGCGYGPIGLSLAAAFQRPVEMIDINERAVDLAKGNAARNHIKNVDIHTSNIYKDVHQTSYAAIVSNPPIRAGKEVVHEILEGAYDLLKPEGTLTIVIQKKQGAPSAKKKMAEVFGNAEIIHKDKGYYIIQSVKA; encoded by the coding sequence ATGACTAACCATTATTATTCAGAACGTCCTGACACGGCGCATGATTTTGAAGAATGGCAATTTGAACTAAAAGGCAAAACCTTTCAATTTGTAACAGACAGCGGCGTTTTTTCTAAAAAAACTGTTGATTACGGATCGCGGGTATTGATCGATGCGATGTCTGACGAAAATCTGCCGGAAGGGACCCTGTTGGATGTCGGTTGCGGTTATGGACCTATCGGCTTGTCATTGGCAGCTGCCTTTCAGCGTCCGGTAGAGATGATCGATATCAATGAGCGGGCTGTTGATCTGGCAAAAGGCAATGCAGCACGAAATCATATAAAAAACGTTGATATCCATACTTCTAATATCTATAAAGATGTTCATCAAACTTCTTACGCAGCCATCGTCAGCAATCCGCCGATTCGAGCAGGCAAAGAGGTTGTTCATGAGATTTTAGAAGGAGCTTACGATCTATTGAAGCCAGAAGGTACCTTGACGATCGTGATCCAAAAGAAACAAGGCGCTCCCAGCGCGAAAAAGAAAATGGCAGAAGTGTTCGGCAATGCGGAAATCATCCACAAAGACAAAGGCTATTACATCATCCAAAGTGTCAAAGCATGA
- a CDS encoding LacI family DNA-binding transcriptional regulator yields MKLTIRQIAEMAGVSVTTVSQILNNKGTRFSDETRRRVWEIVNKYQYKPDFFASNLINRHSKTIGMIVPDVTDFFFSKIVEGVERYVNPLGYMIVLCNSQQSQEKELSYIEELSHRSVDGILLATPNKLPEEYKLDGSFYRNIPMILIDRGINQRSRGRLIVKEYEGAYQAVSYLIENGHRHIGMLKESTGYYQLEERYNGYRNALKDHGISYKNKYIVINELTVSGGYEAAKELLKQKEITAIFCSNDAMAIGCYQAIYELGKKVPEDISVVGFDGLKLSEYVTPPLTTVLQPSFDIGFHAAKFLVDAIEFPEKRIPNKVFDTKLIIRESVRPLTTD; encoded by the coding sequence ATGAAGCTGACAATCAGACAAATCGCCGAAATGGCAGGGGTCTCCGTAACAACGGTCTCACAAATTCTCAATAACAAAGGCACACGTTTTAGCGATGAGACGCGGCGGCGTGTTTGGGAAATCGTTAATAAATACCAATACAAACCGGATTTTTTTGCTTCTAATCTGATCAACCGTCATTCGAAAACGATTGGTATGATCGTCCCCGATGTCACGGATTTTTTCTTTTCTAAAATCGTCGAAGGGGTCGAACGCTACGTCAATCCACTAGGTTATATGATCGTGCTGTGCAATTCGCAGCAAAGTCAGGAAAAAGAGCTGAGCTATATCGAAGAACTCAGTCATCGTTCCGTTGATGGTATCTTATTGGCAACACCCAACAAATTGCCGGAAGAGTATAAACTGGATGGTTCTTTTTATCGCAATATCCCTATGATTTTGATCGATCGCGGGATCAATCAAAGAAGCCGGGGCCGCTTGATCGTCAAAGAATACGAAGGCGCCTACCAAGCTGTTTCCTACCTAATCGAAAACGGTCATCGTCATATCGGGATGCTGAAAGAAAGTACCGGTTATTATCAATTGGAAGAACGTTATAACGGTTATCGAAATGCATTGAAGGATCATGGAATCTCTTATAAAAACAAATACATCGTCATCAATGAGCTGACCGTTTCCGGAGGCTATGAGGCGGCGAAAGAATTATTGAAACAAAAGGAGATCACAGCGATTTTTTGCAGCAATGATGCGATGGCGATCGGTTGTTATCAAGCTATCTATGAGCTTGGGAAAAAGGTTCCTGAGGATATCTCCGTGGTAGGATTTGACGGATTGAAACTTTCGGAATACGTGACACCGCCATTGACTACGGTTTTACAGCCGAGCTTTGATATTGGTTTCCATGCAGCCAAGTTTTTAGTCGATGCAATCGAGTTTCCTGAAAAGCGAATCCCGAATAAAGTTTTCGATACTAAATTAATTATTCGTGAGAGTGTGAGGCCATTGACAACCGATTAA